The following is a genomic window from Streptomyces sp. NBC_01381.
ATCTGGTCCGGGGTCGCCGGGGCTACCTCGGCGACCACTTCGCGGACGTACTCGCGGAGTGGGAGCAGTGGAGCGGCCTGACCGAACTGGTGCGGCGGGGCGGGCACGGCGGCGGTGAGCTCGGGGCTCCCGAGGCCCGGGGGCGGTATCCCGGCATGTTCTGCGGGATCTTTCCCGTGGCCGTGCGCACCGCCTTCCGTGTGGTGCGGGAGCTGGCGCTGCCTGCCGCCGGCCGCGTCCTCGACTTCGCGGCCGGCAGTGGGGAGTGGGGCATCGCGCTGGCCGCCGCCGACCCGGAGGCGCGGGTGGTGGCGCATGACGATCCCGAGCTGCTCGGGGCCGCGCGGGGCAGGGCGGAGGAGTTCGGCGTGGCCGAGCGGTTCCGCTTCGTGCCCGCCGACTTCACGGGGGACGCGGAGAAGGGGGCCATCAGGGCGCCCTTCCCCGACGGCTGCTTCGACACCGTCGTACTGGCGCATCTGAGCCGATTCGCGGGACCGGCCGCCACGGAGCGGCTCGTCGCCGAGTGCGCCCGGCTGCTCTGTCCCGGCGGCACGCTCCTGGTCGTGGACGTCATGCGCCAGGAGCCGGGGCGGCCCGCCCTGCACCGGCCGATGATCGCGCTCAGCCTGCTGGTGAACACCGAGGCGGGCGCGGTCCAGGAGGAATCCGCGTACCGCGCGGTCATGGAGAAATACGGCGTGACGGCGAAGGAGTCCGTCACGCCCGGTCTCATCACGGTCCTGACAGGAGAAAGGCGATAGTGGTGCGAGAAGTGGTGGTCACCGGGCTCGGTGTGGTCAGCCCGGCCGGCATAGGCACAGAAGAATTATGGAAGAACATCTCGGCGGGGAAGAGTGTCACCAAGCCCCTTTCCGACATCACGAGTTCGGCGCTCTTCGGAGATTTCGACTTCCTGTCGGACTCGATCGCCGAGGTCGAGGGGTTTGAGGAGCAGATACCTGCGCTGCCGCCCGAGGTGCAACGGCTCGACCGCTATACGCAGTTCGCCGTCGCGGCCGCGTACCAGGCCGTCCGTGACGCGGGCCTCGAACAGGGCGGATACGACCCCGATCGCGCCGGACTCTCGCTGTCCACGGCGATCTGCGGCACCCCGAGGATGGAGGAGGAGTTCCTGCGGGTGACCGACGACGGGCGTAAGCCCATCGACCCGGCGAAGGCGGGCCGCGATCTCTACCTCGCCTCGATGTCGAACACTCCGGGGACGATCCTGTCCGCGCTGCTCGGCATGCGGGGCCCGTGCGTGACCCTGTCGACGGGCTGCATCGGCGGCGTCGACGCGGTCGGGCACGCCTACGAGACGATCCGGCACGGAGACGCGGACGTGATGATCGCGGGGGCGAG
Proteins encoded in this region:
- a CDS encoding class I SAM-dependent methyltransferase — encoded protein: MTAPVVAAERRALTPYEDAPDPGPLLALNFGFARARVLGTALDLGVFTGLARGPRGTRGLAAELGCDTAALRALLAALEELALVTGGDDESWALTEVSRAYLVRGRRGYLGDHFADVLAEWEQWSGLTELVRRGGHGGGELGAPEARGRYPGMFCGIFPVAVRTAFRVVRELALPAAGRVLDFAAGSGEWGIALAAADPEARVVAHDDPELLGAARGRAEEFGVAERFRFVPADFTGDAEKGAIRAPFPDGCFDTVVLAHLSRFAGPAATERLVAECARLLCPGGTLLVVDVMRQEPGRPALHRPMIALSLLVNTEAGAVQEESAYRAVMEKYGVTAKESVTPGLITVLTGERR